A genomic stretch from Hoplias malabaricus isolate fHopMal1 chromosome 4, fHopMal1.hap1, whole genome shotgun sequence includes:
- the hmgxb3 gene encoding HMG domain-containing protein 3 isoform X2 has product MDAIYEETDVKVIEEVESCYTLVDHPSSKKKKRTKGSGEHADKPKKPRSAYLLYYFDVHQSLQQEHPDMPQSEINKRISDSWKRLNVADKGYYLERAKMEKEGVDPTTQSTTSSKDVPGFRKILPRTNYIFLPKSSVGEERAGGSLDGCMEGGVDSLGEDPPQISTQEPLVSPFTLGSEVELVEQCIAIEALGEDKTASLSRSAALQGILSQYSTSAGRPLAFAQDGRHGTMLIVKDDEGRAAGEAYGGLGVAVEERLEGSPVIPQVKMDTTHLVAFIPNQELVENKVFPAASPIMMLPVMNHAKPDSKPSFKLVSKGAEPGSVSSLRKQQKGPGEDSKSVSLSSDVAPLNTALPFNIDTGQRAASGIIPDKTTKAQDNSSTGKRESGTGVLKGGRRKGERMGAVTVSRPVDCPIINNKDGSQGPKSTGVMLAGGHHRVIDKDKFSSSGQKRRIRAILPAPSTSSVPSQPAVVQWIAVQPNKIKSDKVSSTTVKPPSERILGLKPNTLKQLGHSLASSALEQKPTAINSNQYIVTDNGVKILSMVPFKQNSGTSLALGLSTARGRGRCKNPSCDYVYKNRHKPQFCPSCGCELTTKTAKKTQVLSSPEPASCSSGLLDPSQALSPAQRDLQRQSTVTLLKHSLQFPESEAELQDVFNLIHSLNHAQTESDGDRKEDCFSFQNSWPSSYESAANECILCLHLLYRGEEGCLLAGLQQCWLVTETLLQPVSLQLKVCPNLQCLAVHSFMDLHPGLFNVGNQLLVSLDLFFKIRGQLKLGQDPMLAALDILNNTQTPPGFVLSSEVKTHLQELLCSGYWAFECLTVRDYNDMICGVCGIAPKLEIAQRNTDIILQLKNVEFTWPEFQASEEVQVEEFWLAMESEALEQAAFPSNVSITRFDASIIAPFFPPLMRSSIVINTEKDKVTTSAPQTGDLSRLVRLIHDGQLRPEEMEQHTEEELRHILEQCGAPLSLDNTKEELMMSVCLLYTQIQNSLSTAPQPPQHLTAGKLGKVCPHQVVCGSKYLVRGETARDHVDLLVSSRFWPPVYVTDCAQKVALCADVLYPELASQMWGRNQGCFSDPTSTVEYVSCAELQDQQYTVDLSSVDSNPRLHPITKSLSRWIVHPGGADDSSQTAAFSPHQDPHYAITICKELQPYASLVSALTSNSGEDRGQPGNGKALVFDNPAHYFLYNRLVDFLSSRDIVSQQIAEVLKVCQQGEVVMIRDALYRLGLAQLNTEEEQGDEEGEGDMDTVAVEDMVLE; this is encoded by the exons ATGGATGCTATATATGAGGAGACAGATGTGAAGGTGATTGAGGAGGTAGAAAGCTGTTATACTCTAGTGGACCACCCCTCAtccaagaagaagaagaggactAAAGGCAGTGGAGAACATGCAGATAAACCCAAAAAACCCAG GTCTGCCTACCTGCTGTACTACTTTGATGTTCATCAGAGTCTGCAGCAGGAGCATCCGGACATGCCCCAGTCTGAGATCAACAAGCGCATCAGTGATAGTTGGAAGAGGCTTAATGTGGCTGATAAAGGCTATTACCTGGAGAGGGCCAAGATGGAGAAAGAGGGAGTGGATCCG aCCACACAGTCGACAACATCTTCAAAAGATGTTCCAGGTTTCCGTAAAATCCTCCCAAGGACCAACTATATTTTCCTCCCAAAAAGTTCAGTGGGTGAGGAGAGGGCAGGGGGCTCCTTGGATGGGTGTATGGAAGGTGGGGTTGACTCTCTTGGGGAGGATCCCCCTCAGATTTCAACCCAGGAACCTTTGGTATCCCCCTTTACTCTGGGCAGTGAGGTAGAGCTGGTGGAACAGTGTATTGCTATAGAAGCTTTGGGGGAAGACAAAACTGCATCTTTGAGTAGGTCTGCGGCACTCCAAGGAATTTTATCCCAGTATTCCACTTCAGCTGGAAGGCCACTTGCTTTTGCACAGGATGGTCGCCACGGCACCATGCTGATAGTAAAAGATGATGAAGGCCGGGCGGCGGGTGAGGCTTATGGTGGCCTTGGTGTGGCAGTGGAGGAGAGGCTTGAGGGCAGCCCTGTTATCCCCCAAGTTAAAATGGACACAACTCACTTGGTAGCCTTTATACCCAATCAG GAACTGGTGGAAAACAAAGTCTTTCCTGCAGCCAGTCCCATCATGATGCTTCCTGTAATGAACCATGCCAAACCAGACTCTAAACCTTCCTTCAAACTG GTGTCTAAAGGAGCAGAACCTGGTTCAGTCTCATCTCTGCGGAAACAACAGAAGGGTCCGGGTGAGGACTCCAAATCTGTTTCCTTGTCCTCGGATGTGGCACCTCTGAATACCGCCCTGCCATTTAACATCGACACAGGACAGAGGGCAGCTTCAGGGATAATTCCTGATAAAACAACTAAAGCTCAGGACAACAGTTCTACAGGAAAAAGAGAGTCTGGAACAGGTGTCCTGAAGGGTGGCcgcagaaagggagagaggatGGGTGCAGTTACAGTTTCACGACCGGTGGATTGTCCCATTATCAACAATAAAGATGGTTCTCAGGGTCCTAAATCAACAGGTGTCAT GTTAGCAGGTGGCCATCATCGAGTTATTGATAAAGACAAGTTCAGCAGTAGTGGTCAGAAACGCCGGATTAGAGCCATTCTTCCTGCCCCTTCTACCTCAA GTGTCCCATCTCAGCCAGCTGTTGTGCAGTGGATAGCAGTGCAACCAAATAAGATAAAAAGTGACAAAGTCAGCAGCACAACAG TTAAGCCCCCCAGTGAGAGGATTCTTGGCCTGAAACCAAACACACTGAAGCAGCTGGGTCACTCTCTGGCTTCCAGTGCCTTAGAGCAG AAACCTACTGCAATCAACAGTAACCAGTACATAGTAACAGATAATGGAGTGAAGATCCTGTCCATGGTGCCTTTTAAGCAAAACTCGGGCACTTCACTG GCTCTTGGCTTGTCAACAGCACGTGGCAGGGGTAGATGTAAAAACCCTTCTTGTGATTACGTTTATAAGAACCGACACAAGCCCCAGTTCTGCCCCAGCTGCGGCTGCGAACTCACCACCAAAACAGCCAAGAAAACACAAGTACTG TCTTCTCCAGAGCCGGCAAGTTGCTCCTCAGGTCTGCTGGACCCTTCTCAGGCCTTAAGCCCAGCTCAGAGAGATCTCCAGCGCCAGTCCACTGTGACCCTTCTCAAACACAGTCTGCAGTTTCCAGAGAGCGAGGCAGAACTGCAAGATGTCTTTAACCTTATCCACAGCCTCAACCAtgcacagacagagagtgacGGGGACAGAAAGGAAGACTGTTTTTCCTTCCAAAATAGTTGGCCTAGTTCCTATGAATCAGCAGCCAATGAGTGCATCCTGTGCCTTCACCTGCTCTATAGAGGAGAGGAAGG ttGTTTGTTAGCAGGGCTGCAGCAGTGCTGGTTGGTGACAGAGACTTTGCTGCAGCCAGTCTCCCTGCAACTGAAAGTGTGTCCGAATCTGCAATGTCTTGCTGTCCACAGCTTCATGGACCTGCACCCAG GTTTGTTTAATGTGGGCAACCAACTGCTGGTGTCTCTGGATCTGTTTTTTAAGATCCGTGGTCAGCTCAAACTTGGGCAGGACCCAATGCTTGCTGCGCTGGACATTCTcaacaacacacaaactccacCAG GTTTTGTGTTAAGTTCGGAGGTAAAAACTCATTTGCAGGAGCTGTTATGTAGTGGTTACTGGGCATTTGAATGCCTGACAGTGCGTGACTATAACGATATgatctgtggtgtgtgtggcaTTGCCCCTAAACTGGAAATTGCCCAACGCAACACGGACATCATACTCCAGCTCAAAAATGTGGAG TTCACATGGCCAGAGTTCCAGGCATCAGAAGAAGTTCAGGTTGAAGAATTTTGGCTGGCAATGGAGAGTGAAGCTCTGGAACAGGCTGCTTTCCCCTCCAATGTCTCCATCACACGTTTTGATGCATCCATAATTGCCCCCTTCTTCCCCCCACTGATGAGGAGCAGCATCGTCATCAACACTGAGAAAGACAAGGTCACCACCAGCGCACCACAGACAG GAGACTTGTCAAGGCTGGTGCGTTTAATCCATGATGGTCAGCTAAGACCAGAAGAAATGGAGCAGCACACTGAGGAGGAGCTGCGGCACATACTGGAGCAATGTGGTGCACCTTTATCTTTAGACAATACCAAG GAGGAACTGAtgatgtctgtgtgtttactctACACACAAATTCAGAATAGCCTGTCTACAGCCCCCCAGCCTCCCCAACATCTAACAGCAGGAAAACTAGGCAAAGTCTGCCCTCACCAG GTGGTGTGTGGCTCTAAGTACCTGGTGCGTGGAGAGACTGCCCGGGATCATGTGGACCTGCTGGTGTCCTCTCGCTTCTGGCCACCAGTCTATGTGACGGATTGTGCCCAGAAGGTGGCGCTGTGTGCAGATGTGCTTTACCCTGAGCTGGCATCTCAGATGTGGGGGAGGAATCAAGGCTGCTTCTCTGACCCCACATCAACAGTAGAG TATGTTTCCTGTGCTGAACTACAAGATCAGCAGTATACTGTGGATCTCTCTTCTGTGGACTCCAACCCTCGTTTGCACCCAATCACTAAGTCTCTGTCTCGCTGGATAGTGCATCCTGGTGGTGCTGATGATTCCAGCCAAACAGCAGCGTTCTCTCCTCACCAAGATCCCCACTATGCCATCACAATCTGCAAAGAGCTGCAGCCTTATGCCAGTCTGGTGTCTGCCCTCACCAGCAACTCAGGGGAGGACAGGGGCCAACCAGGAAATGGCAAAGCTCTGGTGTTTGATAACCCTGCCCACTATTTCCTATACAATCGGCTGGTGGACTTCTTGAGCAGCAGAGACATCGTAAGTCAGCAAATAGCTGAGGTGCTAAAAGTGTGCCAGCAGGGTGAGGTGGTGATGATCCGAGACGCACTCTATAGGCTCGGACTGGCACAGCTGAACACAGAGGAGGAGCAGGGCGatgaggagggagagggagacatGGACACTGTAGCTGTGGAGGATATGGTGTTGGAATGA
- the hmgxb3 gene encoding HMG domain-containing protein 3 isoform X1, whose product MDAIYEETDVKVIEEVESCYTLVDHPSSKKKKRTKGSGEHADKPKKPRSAYLLYYFDVHQSLQQEHPDMPQSEINKRISDSWKRLNVADKGYYLERAKMEKEGVDPTTQSTTSSKDVPGFRKILPRTNYIFLPKSSVGEERAGGSLDGCMEGGVDSLGEDPPQISTQEPLVSPFTLGSEVELVEQCIAIEALGEDKTASLSRSAALQGILSQYSTSAGRPLAFAQDGRHGTMLIVKDDEGRAAGEAYGGLGVAVEERLEGSPVIPQVKMDTTHLVAFIPNQELVENKVFPAASPIMMLPVMNHAKPDSKPSFKLSIKYTRRGRGSCSTPGCSFTYVTRHKPPQCPECGQHLGGKWVPPVSKGAEPGSVSSLRKQQKGPGEDSKSVSLSSDVAPLNTALPFNIDTGQRAASGIIPDKTTKAQDNSSTGKRESGTGVLKGGRRKGERMGAVTVSRPVDCPIINNKDGSQGPKSTGVMLAGGHHRVIDKDKFSSSGQKRRIRAILPAPSTSSVPSQPAVVQWIAVQPNKIKSDKVSSTTVKPPSERILGLKPNTLKQLGHSLASSALEQKPTAINSNQYIVTDNGVKILSMVPFKQNSGTSLALGLSTARGRGRCKNPSCDYVYKNRHKPQFCPSCGCELTTKTAKKTQVLSSPEPASCSSGLLDPSQALSPAQRDLQRQSTVTLLKHSLQFPESEAELQDVFNLIHSLNHAQTESDGDRKEDCFSFQNSWPSSYESAANECILCLHLLYRGEEGCLLAGLQQCWLVTETLLQPVSLQLKVCPNLQCLAVHSFMDLHPGLFNVGNQLLVSLDLFFKIRGQLKLGQDPMLAALDILNNTQTPPGFVLSSEVKTHLQELLCSGYWAFECLTVRDYNDMICGVCGIAPKLEIAQRNTDIILQLKNVEFTWPEFQASEEVQVEEFWLAMESEALEQAAFPSNVSITRFDASIIAPFFPPLMRSSIVINTEKDKVTTSAPQTGDLSRLVRLIHDGQLRPEEMEQHTEEELRHILEQCGAPLSLDNTKEELMMSVCLLYTQIQNSLSTAPQPPQHLTAGKLGKVCPHQVVCGSKYLVRGETARDHVDLLVSSRFWPPVYVTDCAQKVALCADVLYPELASQMWGRNQGCFSDPTSTVEYVSCAELQDQQYTVDLSSVDSNPRLHPITKSLSRWIVHPGGADDSSQTAAFSPHQDPHYAITICKELQPYASLVSALTSNSGEDRGQPGNGKALVFDNPAHYFLYNRLVDFLSSRDIVSQQIAEVLKVCQQGEVVMIRDALYRLGLAQLNTEEEQGDEEGEGDMDTVAVEDMVLE is encoded by the exons ATGGATGCTATATATGAGGAGACAGATGTGAAGGTGATTGAGGAGGTAGAAAGCTGTTATACTCTAGTGGACCACCCCTCAtccaagaagaagaagaggactAAAGGCAGTGGAGAACATGCAGATAAACCCAAAAAACCCAG GTCTGCCTACCTGCTGTACTACTTTGATGTTCATCAGAGTCTGCAGCAGGAGCATCCGGACATGCCCCAGTCTGAGATCAACAAGCGCATCAGTGATAGTTGGAAGAGGCTTAATGTGGCTGATAAAGGCTATTACCTGGAGAGGGCCAAGATGGAGAAAGAGGGAGTGGATCCG aCCACACAGTCGACAACATCTTCAAAAGATGTTCCAGGTTTCCGTAAAATCCTCCCAAGGACCAACTATATTTTCCTCCCAAAAAGTTCAGTGGGTGAGGAGAGGGCAGGGGGCTCCTTGGATGGGTGTATGGAAGGTGGGGTTGACTCTCTTGGGGAGGATCCCCCTCAGATTTCAACCCAGGAACCTTTGGTATCCCCCTTTACTCTGGGCAGTGAGGTAGAGCTGGTGGAACAGTGTATTGCTATAGAAGCTTTGGGGGAAGACAAAACTGCATCTTTGAGTAGGTCTGCGGCACTCCAAGGAATTTTATCCCAGTATTCCACTTCAGCTGGAAGGCCACTTGCTTTTGCACAGGATGGTCGCCACGGCACCATGCTGATAGTAAAAGATGATGAAGGCCGGGCGGCGGGTGAGGCTTATGGTGGCCTTGGTGTGGCAGTGGAGGAGAGGCTTGAGGGCAGCCCTGTTATCCCCCAAGTTAAAATGGACACAACTCACTTGGTAGCCTTTATACCCAATCAG GAACTGGTGGAAAACAAAGTCTTTCCTGCAGCCAGTCCCATCATGATGCTTCCTGTAATGAACCATGCCAAACCAGACTCTAAACCTTCCTTCAAACTG TCCATAAAGTACACTAGGAGAGGTCGAGGCAGTTGCAGTACtcctggatgctctttcacttaTGTGACTCGCCATAAACCACCGCAGTGTCCTGAATGTGGACAGCACCTAGGTGGCAAGTGGGTACCACCT GTGTCTAAAGGAGCAGAACCTGGTTCAGTCTCATCTCTGCGGAAACAACAGAAGGGTCCGGGTGAGGACTCCAAATCTGTTTCCTTGTCCTCGGATGTGGCACCTCTGAATACCGCCCTGCCATTTAACATCGACACAGGACAGAGGGCAGCTTCAGGGATAATTCCTGATAAAACAACTAAAGCTCAGGACAACAGTTCTACAGGAAAAAGAGAGTCTGGAACAGGTGTCCTGAAGGGTGGCcgcagaaagggagagaggatGGGTGCAGTTACAGTTTCACGACCGGTGGATTGTCCCATTATCAACAATAAAGATGGTTCTCAGGGTCCTAAATCAACAGGTGTCAT GTTAGCAGGTGGCCATCATCGAGTTATTGATAAAGACAAGTTCAGCAGTAGTGGTCAGAAACGCCGGATTAGAGCCATTCTTCCTGCCCCTTCTACCTCAA GTGTCCCATCTCAGCCAGCTGTTGTGCAGTGGATAGCAGTGCAACCAAATAAGATAAAAAGTGACAAAGTCAGCAGCACAACAG TTAAGCCCCCCAGTGAGAGGATTCTTGGCCTGAAACCAAACACACTGAAGCAGCTGGGTCACTCTCTGGCTTCCAGTGCCTTAGAGCAG AAACCTACTGCAATCAACAGTAACCAGTACATAGTAACAGATAATGGAGTGAAGATCCTGTCCATGGTGCCTTTTAAGCAAAACTCGGGCACTTCACTG GCTCTTGGCTTGTCAACAGCACGTGGCAGGGGTAGATGTAAAAACCCTTCTTGTGATTACGTTTATAAGAACCGACACAAGCCCCAGTTCTGCCCCAGCTGCGGCTGCGAACTCACCACCAAAACAGCCAAGAAAACACAAGTACTG TCTTCTCCAGAGCCGGCAAGTTGCTCCTCAGGTCTGCTGGACCCTTCTCAGGCCTTAAGCCCAGCTCAGAGAGATCTCCAGCGCCAGTCCACTGTGACCCTTCTCAAACACAGTCTGCAGTTTCCAGAGAGCGAGGCAGAACTGCAAGATGTCTTTAACCTTATCCACAGCCTCAACCAtgcacagacagagagtgacGGGGACAGAAAGGAAGACTGTTTTTCCTTCCAAAATAGTTGGCCTAGTTCCTATGAATCAGCAGCCAATGAGTGCATCCTGTGCCTTCACCTGCTCTATAGAGGAGAGGAAGG ttGTTTGTTAGCAGGGCTGCAGCAGTGCTGGTTGGTGACAGAGACTTTGCTGCAGCCAGTCTCCCTGCAACTGAAAGTGTGTCCGAATCTGCAATGTCTTGCTGTCCACAGCTTCATGGACCTGCACCCAG GTTTGTTTAATGTGGGCAACCAACTGCTGGTGTCTCTGGATCTGTTTTTTAAGATCCGTGGTCAGCTCAAACTTGGGCAGGACCCAATGCTTGCTGCGCTGGACATTCTcaacaacacacaaactccacCAG GTTTTGTGTTAAGTTCGGAGGTAAAAACTCATTTGCAGGAGCTGTTATGTAGTGGTTACTGGGCATTTGAATGCCTGACAGTGCGTGACTATAACGATATgatctgtggtgtgtgtggcaTTGCCCCTAAACTGGAAATTGCCCAACGCAACACGGACATCATACTCCAGCTCAAAAATGTGGAG TTCACATGGCCAGAGTTCCAGGCATCAGAAGAAGTTCAGGTTGAAGAATTTTGGCTGGCAATGGAGAGTGAAGCTCTGGAACAGGCTGCTTTCCCCTCCAATGTCTCCATCACACGTTTTGATGCATCCATAATTGCCCCCTTCTTCCCCCCACTGATGAGGAGCAGCATCGTCATCAACACTGAGAAAGACAAGGTCACCACCAGCGCACCACAGACAG GAGACTTGTCAAGGCTGGTGCGTTTAATCCATGATGGTCAGCTAAGACCAGAAGAAATGGAGCAGCACACTGAGGAGGAGCTGCGGCACATACTGGAGCAATGTGGTGCACCTTTATCTTTAGACAATACCAAG GAGGAACTGAtgatgtctgtgtgtttactctACACACAAATTCAGAATAGCCTGTCTACAGCCCCCCAGCCTCCCCAACATCTAACAGCAGGAAAACTAGGCAAAGTCTGCCCTCACCAG GTGGTGTGTGGCTCTAAGTACCTGGTGCGTGGAGAGACTGCCCGGGATCATGTGGACCTGCTGGTGTCCTCTCGCTTCTGGCCACCAGTCTATGTGACGGATTGTGCCCAGAAGGTGGCGCTGTGTGCAGATGTGCTTTACCCTGAGCTGGCATCTCAGATGTGGGGGAGGAATCAAGGCTGCTTCTCTGACCCCACATCAACAGTAGAG TATGTTTCCTGTGCTGAACTACAAGATCAGCAGTATACTGTGGATCTCTCTTCTGTGGACTCCAACCCTCGTTTGCACCCAATCACTAAGTCTCTGTCTCGCTGGATAGTGCATCCTGGTGGTGCTGATGATTCCAGCCAAACAGCAGCGTTCTCTCCTCACCAAGATCCCCACTATGCCATCACAATCTGCAAAGAGCTGCAGCCTTATGCCAGTCTGGTGTCTGCCCTCACCAGCAACTCAGGGGAGGACAGGGGCCAACCAGGAAATGGCAAAGCTCTGGTGTTTGATAACCCTGCCCACTATTTCCTATACAATCGGCTGGTGGACTTCTTGAGCAGCAGAGACATCGTAAGTCAGCAAATAGCTGAGGTGCTAAAAGTGTGCCAGCAGGGTGAGGTGGTGATGATCCGAGACGCACTCTATAGGCTCGGACTGGCACAGCTGAACACAGAGGAGGAGCAGGGCGatgaggagggagagggagacatGGACACTGTAGCTGTGGAGGATATGGTGTTGGAATGA
- the LOC136695587 gene encoding SLC35A4 upstream open reading frame protein-like: MANGKDPLGKLKDLADLKGQLEEIQKRVENEVQAGIPQGGSLLASPFLKGFLAGYVVSKLRASAILGVALGTLTGIFAAQNYQVPNIEETLKDYMNSLKKGPGN, encoded by the exons ATGGCGAACGGCAAG GATCCCCTGGGTAAGCTGAAGGATCTAGCCGATCTCAAAGGTCAACTTGAAGAGATCCAGAAAAGAGTTGAAAACGAAGTTCAGGCTGGGATTCCTCAA GGCGGCTCGCTGTTAGCTTCTCCATTTCTGAAGGGGTTCCTGGCTGGGTATGTGGTGTCCAAACTCCGTGCCTCAGCTATCTTGGGGGTCGCCTTGGGAACCCTCACAGGCATCTTTGCTGCACAGAACTACCAGGTGCCAAACATTGAGGAAACCTTAAAGGACTATATGAACTCTTTAAAGAAAGGCCCTGGGAACTAA
- the slc35a4 gene encoding probable UDP-sugar transporter protein SLC35A4: MIVIDNVGSGETHSSRGRRWFHSFHWAILLLLLVFIYGSHAPLIALTKVDGHVPFSASSCVVLIEFSKLLASLGILLATGNIYTLSVSVSWTAVAPYVVPALLYSFNNNLVVFMQAYMDPSSFQVLSNLKIASTALLYTTCLGKRLRPMQWLGLGFLMGAGVCHSYSSLDWDIPDEEDDKLSSRLHITTWGLLMVLLYCFISGLAAVYTERILKTQCLPLSLQNLFLYVFGVGINLASHFYSSSGDHSFLDGYSAVVWLIVAGQAANGLLMSVVMKHGTGITRLFVISSAMLVNSVLSWGLLGLQLTPFFLFSVLMIGVAVYLYYK, encoded by the coding sequence ATGATTGTCATTGATAACGTGGGGTCCggtgaaacacactcttctCGCGGTAGACGATGGTTTCACAGCTTTCATTGGGCCATTCTTCTTCTCCTTTTGGTTTTCATCTACGGCTCTCATGCTCCACTCATCGCCCTGACTAAAGTAGATGGCCACGTACCTTTCAGCGCTTCGTCTTGTGTGGTTCTGATTGAGTTTAGCAAACTGCTGGCCTCTCTGGGCATTCTTCTGGCTACAGGGAACATCTATACCCtcagtgtgtctgtgtcctgGACTGCCGTGGCTCCTTATGTTGTTCCAGCTCTTCTCTACTCCTTCAACAACAACCTGGTGGTCTTTATGCAGGCCTACATGGACCCCAGCTCTTTCCAGGTGCTCAGCAACCTCAAGATCGCCTCCACCGCCCTCCTCTACACCACCTGTCTGGGGAAAAGGCTGAGGCCTATGCAGTGGCTGGGCCTGGGCTTTCTCATGGGGGCTGGGGTGTGCCACAGCTACAGTAGTCTAGATTGGGATATTCCTGATGAAGAAGATGATAAATTAAGTTCCAGACTTCATATCACAACCTGGGGCTTATTGATGGTTCTTCTGTATTGTTTCATATCTGGCCTTGCTGCAGTCTACACAGAGAGGATATTAAAAACCCAATGCCTGCCCCTCAGCCTACAGAATTTATTCCTCTATGTATTCGGCGTGGGCATCAATTTAGCCTCACACTTCTACAGCAGTAGTGGAGATCACTCATTTCTAGACGGCTACTCTGCAGTAGTGTGGCTTATTGTAGCCGGTCAGGCAGCTAACGGCCTGCTGATGTCCGTAGTAATGAAACACGGAACTGGAATCACTCGACTCTTCGTCATCTCCTCAGCCATGCTGGTGAACAGCGTCCTCTCTTGGGGACTGCTGGGATTGCAGCTCACAcctttcttcctcttttctgtGCTGATGATCGGAGTTGCTGTGTACCTATATTATAAATAA
- the si:dkey-201i24.3 gene encoding golgin subfamily A member 6-like protein 10, translated as MMEKPLTESAEKKRILQDLLREEMEIHIKEGRASVERNQERVDRIKKLKAELHRQEERQKETLKESDGSGHKPISLEELSQVEYCKVLEERRMLKEDHERVLEEELLKMEQELQEEQSEGAEREVTYLSRERQILILQLEALRRENQQAEAGLDTLYKIHQQEVHSLREESLQVFRTFREVLEEQKRISESRYRTLLLEAIHDAVHLSTQNQQLQVENKQLRTDLAEVKALSDRTKLKE; from the exons ATGATGGAAAAGCCCCTGACTGAATCAGCTGAGAAGAAGAGAATTCTACAAGACCTTCTCAGAGAGGAGATGGAAATCCATATTAAAG AGGGCAGGGCGAGTGTGGAGAGGAACCAAGAGAGAGTGGATCGCATCAAGAAGCTCAAAGCAGAACTCCACAGGCAAGAGGAAAGACAAAAGGAGACACTAAAGGAATCTGATGGATCTGGACACAAACCTATTTCA CTGGAGGAATTGTCCCAGGTGGAGTACTGTAAAGTGCTGGAAGAGAGGAGGATGCTGAAGGAAGATCATGAAAGGGTGTTAGAAGAGGAGCTTCTGAAGATGGAGCAAGAATTGCAGGAGGAGCAG TCCgagggagctgagagagaggtgaCGTATCTGAGCAGAGAGAGGCAGATTCTGATTCTCCAGCTGGAGGCTCTACGCCGGGAAAACCAGCAGGCGGAGGCAGGTCTAGACACCCTGTACAAAATACACCAGCAGGAGGTCCACTCCCTCCGGGAAGAGAGTCTACAG GTGTTTCGGACTTTCCGGGAGGTGCTGGAGGAGCAGAAGCGGATCTCTGAGAGCAGGTACAGAACTCTACTCCTGGAGGCCATTCATGATGCCGTCCATCTGTCCACCCAAAACCAGCAGCTACAGGTCGAAAACAAACAGCTCCGTACAG attTGGCTGAGGTTAAAGCCCTATCAGACCGCACCAAACTGAAGGAGTGA